The proteins below come from a single Oscillospiraceae bacterium genomic window:
- a CDS encoding PcfB family protein, with translation MNYGSEPADQVVRYSLEGAEFALRISGTAAKNFFIFAQAVLHDSKKTHGKTHLIRLLKEQKPLKFFTVDKDRMHDFARAAKAHGLLFCPIRDKMDPDHIEIAILQDDASKANRIIDKLQLAIVDTGTAELIDTVQQERGETAPETERVQTEDGAVDFEVGADEEQFNMGFPQGSENASPSEPFSDSSKSFANSPSPRADQLRAKGERPSVRMELSDITAYLRRKVEPPKNRMPRMPVKIKRKEKTL, from the coding sequence ATGAATTACGGCTCTGAACCCGCAGACCAGGTCGTCCGCTACTCGCTGGAGGGTGCAGAGTTTGCCCTGCGCATCTCCGGCACCGCTGCGAAAAACTTCTTTATTTTCGCACAGGCAGTGCTGCACGACAGCAAAAAGACCCACGGCAAAACGCACCTAATCCGCTTGCTGAAAGAGCAGAAGCCGCTGAAATTTTTCACGGTAGACAAAGACCGTATGCACGATTTTGCTCGCGCCGCCAAGGCGCATGGTCTGCTGTTTTGCCCCATCCGTGACAAGATGGACCCCGACCACATTGAGATCGCCATTTTACAGGATGATGCCTCCAAAGCCAACCGCATCATCGATAAGCTGCAACTGGCTATTGTGGACACCGGCACGGCAGAACTTATCGACACTGTGCAGCAGGAGCGTGGTGAAACCGCTCCGGAAACCGAGCGCGTCCAGACCGAGGACGGTGCGGTAGATTTTGAGGTCGGCGCAGACGAGGAACAGTTCAACATGGGTTTTCCGCAGGGCTCGGAGAACGCCAGTCCGTCCGAGCCTTTCTCCGACAGCAGCAAATCTTTTGCAAACTCGCCGTCGCCGCGCGCCGATCAGCTTCGGGCCAAGGGTGAGCGCCCCAGCGTGCGCATGGAATTAAGCGACATCACAGCTTACCTGCGCCGCAAAGTTGAACCGCCGAAAAACCGTATGCCTAGGATGCCGGTAAAAATCAAGCGAAAGGAGAAAACACTGTAA
- a CDS encoding DUF4314 domain-containing protein has product MKYPNKDYIEHLRRKYPPGTRLQLSCMEDEMAVPPGSMGTVDFIDDAGQIHMNWDCGRNLALIPGVDSFSRLPSPKEKAGDAR; this is encoded by the coding sequence ATGAAATACCCCAACAAAGACTACATCGAACACCTGCGCCGCAAGTACCCGCCCGGCACGCGGCTGCAACTCAGCTGTATGGAAGATGAGATGGCCGTTCCGCCAGGCTCTATGGGAACCGTTGATTTCATCGATGATGCCGGACAAATCCACATGAATTGGGACTGCGGGCGCAATCTTGCCCTCATCCCCGGCGTGGACTCGTTCAGCCGCTTGCCCTCGCCCAAAGAAAAGGCCGGTGATGCCAGATGA